The Paenibacillus yonginensis genome segment GTCCAGCGCAGCGAAGCCATTCTGCCGCTCCCGGCGGCGCCCGTTGCTTCTGAACTGCAGCGCCCGGACTACGAGCCGGTAAAGCTTGGCCAGGCTGCTTCGATTATGAGCGGGGAAGAACGGGGGTTGATTATGGTTGGCCGGGGAGGAAGAGCCGTTTCCGGGGAAATCATGGCGCTGAGCGAACGGCTGCAGTGGCCTATCATAACCACCCCTTCCGCCAAAGGGATTATTCCAGCGGAGTTCCCGCTGAATCTCGGCAATTACGGATTCTCAAGTACGGATGCAGCCAGTGATTACGTTGCTTCTGGTGAGGCTACCTGCTTGCTGATCTTGGGAACAAGCCTTGGCGAAGCGTCGACCTGTAATTTCAACGACGTGCTGGTACAGGGCCGCAAGGTGATCCAGATTGACCGGGATGCCAAAGAGCTGGGCAAGGTGTTTCCGGCGGAGGTTGCGATCCATGCCGACTTGCGGGATGTGCTGCCAAGACTGCTTGAGCAGGTCGAACCGTCGGATCGGCCGTTTGTTAAACCGCTGCCGCTGAATACTCCGTATGAGAAGAACCATACCGGGTTATCGCTGCGTCTCTTCCTTGAGAAGCTTGCCAGGGTGATGCCGAAGGAAACCCGCTATGTTTGCGATATCGGCGAATTTACCAACTTTGTCGTGAAGTACCTAGAGGTTCCGGACGGCGGGGATTTCGAAATCAATCTGAATTACGGAGCCATGGGTTCAGCAATGGCCGGCGGGCCCGGCGTTTACCTTGGAGATTCATCACGTCCGGTAGCGGTGATCGCCGGGGACGGCTCCTTTTTCATGAACGGGACGGAAGTGCTGACAGCCAAAGAATACAAGCTCCCGGTCATTTATTTCATTATTAACAATGCCATGCTTTCTTACGTGGAACGGGGGCAGAAATTCCTGTTCAACCGGACGATGCCGGATTATAAGCAGGAGCGCATCTCCATAGCGGATATGATGCGGGTTGCCGGTGTCCGCGGACTGTCGGTCGACAGCCTGGAGGATATGGATGAGATTCCGGGGTTTATCCGGGAGATGACCGGTCCTTGCATTATTGAGGTCAATACGGACGGCAGCGAACCTGCGCCGATTCTGGATCGTTTGAAAGCTCTTAAGAAATAGCAGTTCACTTAAGCAACTATAACTTAATCGTGTTGGAGGAAATACTTATGGGAAGTTTTTTGATCAATGTGGATAAAGAGGCTAAAGTTTTTTATGCCGAAGTGGAAGGAACCTTCTCTCCGGAAGACGGAATGAAATCTCTAAATGCTTATAAAGAGGCCGTTTCTGCTATTCATATCCCGGAATACGCCATTGATATTGACTGCACGAAGCTGAATGTCTCCGCGCCGGATGCCTTGCCGCTGCTCGAAGCCAACTTTCAGCAATTTAAAAATGACGGCTTCCATCAAATTACCTTCCGTATCGCGAAGAACCCGATTTTGAAGATGCAGCTGTCCCGTGTAGCACGTACGGTTCAAATGGACAAATACGAAATCATCGAACAATAAACGACGAGGAGGATGCCTTATGGGCGGCGTGCAAATCAGGGAAATTGCGATCTATCATCCTGCCAATGAAGTAGGGAACGATTATTATATCCAATATTTTGCCGAAAAAGGCACGGATGTCACAAGTCTGGTGAACGGTCTTGGCCGCAATAAACGTTTTGTTATTGACAACCCGGAAGAGAACACCTTTACGATGGCCTTTGAAGCCTCGAAAGCCGTGCTGGAGAAGGCCGGTCTTCAGGCGCCGGATGTCGATCTGATCATCTTCACTTCCCAAACACCTGAATATTTGCTGCCAAGCAATGCGCTGAAGCTGCATCATTCGCTGGGCGGGGATCTGAATACGGCCTGCTTCGACATCAATGCCAACTGCGCCGGCATGCTGGTCGCGATTGAGCAAGCCTCCCGCTACATGAGCTCCAATCCCCGAATAGAACGCGCCTTGGTTGTAGGCGCTGATTATTTGTCCGTTCATACGCCAGATGAGCCCGTATACCACTCCAATGTCGGGGAAGCAGCCGTTGCCGTTATTCTGGAGCCTGCTGAAGATAGCCGGGGATTTATCGACTCGGTTTATCAAACGGATACGTCTGTTATCGACAACTCCAAATTTCCGGCTTATGGACTTTCGAATCTGTACCGTGAGGAATTTACGGCCAAAGATGCCCAGCTGCAATTCGAACCCTTTGACGATTCCGTATGCGCCGCTTCGGCCATTGATTCGATCCGGGCGTTGCTTAACCGCAATGAGGTGGATAAAGACGAAATCGCCGCTTTTATGTTCTCCCAGTTCACGCCGGGCAACATCAAACGGGTGTCGGAAGGACTCGAATTGGACCCGGACAAGGTCGTTTATATCGGAGACCGTTTCGGCTATACGCTTTCCACCAGTCCGCTGCTGGCTCTTCATGAAGCCATACAGGCCGGAAAGGTCCAACGCGGGGATTACCTCGTTCTCTGGACAGTCGGCGCAGGCTGGCAGAATGTAAGCTTGCTTATGCAGTATTAACTGGATTCTTTAAGTTAAAAGAAAATATATAGTCTGCAAGGCCAGGGAAACACCGGAGCTGACGTTCCGGTGTTTTTCTATTTGTCCGATAGAAAGGCAATCAAGTTTCTTGGTTTATGTCGCATATTGTAGAAAAGAAGAAAAAACAGTCGAATATTTCTCCGGACCATAGTATATTAGTGAAAGTAATAGAAGGTAAATCCATAAGAATTTAGAGGATTAATGAACATAAAATAGATGCTGTAGTTATCCTTTTCTCGCAGCCAATCCTTTGCACTTGCAACAGCCAGACTTACATACTTTGGAGGAATTGTTATGGGGAGCTTTAGTATCGAGCTGCTTAAGGCAGCAAAAACCATGAAGGTTCGGGTAGAGGGGGTGTTCTCTCCGGAGGACGGGAAAGCCTCCATCGAGGCCTATCATCGGTATATCTCGGAGATCCATGTGCCGGATTATGTAATCGACCTGGACTGCAGAGGGCTGGAGGTTTCGGCGCCGGAATCGCTGCCGCATTTGGGACATTGCTTTGAGCTGTACAAGAAAGACGGGTTCAAGAAAATCATCTTCCGGATTTCAGGCAACCCGATTCTCAAGATGCAGCTAAGCAGTGTGGCAAGAACAAGCAATCTGACCAACTTCGAGTTTATTGAAATGCCGGCAGAGCAGCCTGAGATTGAGCCTAAATGTTCGTGAGAAAAGGTATAGGTACAATAAAAGATATAAAGACGATAAAGCTTAAAGAACCTTCCTTAAGCAAAAGGAAGGTTTTTTAAGCTGTCAAGGGTTTGATCAGGAGCATTTATCTTTTCATTTTCTGGACAGGTCCAGCTGTTCCTGCCCGTTGTGTTCGTGTTATCGGCGTCCGGAAGCGAACCGGTGCAGGCCAGAAGGGAACCTTTCCAATCATTGTAGGTTCTCCAGGCTTCGCCGGTGTCGAGCAGGCTTTTGCAGATATAAAGGCCTTCTTCAATTGAGTCGGCTTTCCCGGCTATGTACAGCCGCACTGCGGCATTCAGCAGGGTTTGATTATAAAAGGCCATATGCCCGCCTCCCCGGAGGACCTCTTCAGCCGTTCGAAGCTGCAGGGCGGCCGACCAGTCCAGCTCGGGCACCTGGGTGTCGAGCCCCATCATCTCCGGATCGATGACGTCGATGGAAGAGGTTCCATTCCGGACGATATAAATCCGGGTGGCCCGGTCAATAAACAGATCGTCCGAACCTTCCTGCCCCTGGATTACCCAAGCATTCTTATAGTTTAGTTGGGTCAATAAACGGGAGATGCGGTCGAACACCGTGTTGTGGTAAATGCCAAAGGTCAGGTAGGAAGAGGTCCCGTAATCCACCAGCTTCTCGGCCGTATTAAAGATCGTGCGCATCCCCAGCTCCTCGCGAATAGGGCGCAGCGCGGCCAGCTTGGGGGACCAGTTA includes the following:
- a CDS encoding thiamine pyrophosphate-binding protein, with translation MNIAEAMLKYLKQTGVEFVFGIPAGIIGPIYDALIDVDIKPIITKNEAGAAYMAARYASTTGRLSVCAGAGAVGVGNMMNGIADAMRAKAPMLIVTGYVNRWQIGKGAIQEMDAQHIVRPITKYSHTVMDEADVLAELDKAVRIALTPPCGPVHISVPIDVQRSEAILPLPAAPVASELQRPDYEPVKLGQAASIMSGEERGLIMVGRGGRAVSGEIMALSERLQWPIITTPSAKGIIPAEFPLNLGNYGFSSTDAASDYVASGEATCLLILGTSLGEASTCNFNDVLVQGRKVIQIDRDAKELGKVFPAEVAIHADLRDVLPRLLEQVEPSDRPFVKPLPLNTPYEKNHTGLSLRLFLEKLARVMPKETRYVCDIGEFTNFVVKYLEVPDGGDFEINLNYGAMGSAMAGGPGVYLGDSSRPVAVIAGDGSFFMNGTEVLTAKEYKLPVIYFIINNAMLSYVERGQKFLFNRTMPDYKQERISIADMMRVAGVRGLSVDSLEDMDEIPGFIREMTGPCIIEVNTDGSEPAPILDRLKALKK
- a CDS encoding ketoacyl-ACP synthase III, with amino-acid sequence MGGVQIREIAIYHPANEVGNDYYIQYFAEKGTDVTSLVNGLGRNKRFVIDNPEENTFTMAFEASKAVLEKAGLQAPDVDLIIFTSQTPEYLLPSNALKLHHSLGGDLNTACFDINANCAGMLVAIEQASRYMSSNPRIERALVVGADYLSVHTPDEPVYHSNVGEAAVAVILEPAEDSRGFIDSVYQTDTSVIDNSKFPAYGLSNLYREEFTAKDAQLQFEPFDDSVCAASAIDSIRALLNRNEVDKDEIAAFMFSQFTPGNIKRVSEGLELDPDKVVYIGDRFGYTLSTSPLLALHEAIQAGKVQRGDYLVLWTVGAGWQNVSLLMQY
- a CDS encoding anthranilate phosphoribosyltransferase, which gives rise to MINHLKEVARGKRGARDLSYQDAFHAAEAILNSVSTPAQTGAFLAAERIKLESIPELEAFVHACRKYARRVTIFPDNLDCSGPYDGRKSSFVSTFPAAFLLSAAGLPVTLHGSASLPPKWGITLQDIFAAAGVDAESLLPEAFIAAARLSGVLYVNADNWSPKLAALRPIREELGMRTIFNTAEKLVDYGTSSYLTFGIYHNTVFDRISRLLTQLNYKNAWVIQGQEGSDDLFIDRATRIYIVRNGTSSIDVIDPEMMGLDTQVPELDWSAALQLRTAEEVLRGGGHMAFYNQTLLNAAVRLYIAGKADSIEEGLYICKSLLDTGEAWRTYNDWKGSLLACTGSLPDADNTNTTGRNSWTCPENEKINAPDQTLDSLKNLPFA